ATTAGTTGACGAAGGTCGATGGTTGTTTGAGTTAATGCAAAGAGATTATAACATAGCGCCGAGCTTGAAGCATTACGGTTGTATGGTGGATTTGTTTGGCCGAGCGGGTCAGTTAGAAACAGCTTTTAACTTCATCAAAGCCATGCCGGTTCAGCCTGATGCATCCATCTGGGGAGCTTTACTCGGCGCTTGTAGAGTCCATGGAGACGTGGACTTGGGGAAGGTTGCGTCTGAGCATCTGTTTGAGGTTGAGCCTGAGCATGTTGGTTATCACGTTTTGCTTTCAAACATGTACGCTAGCGCTGGAAGATGGGAGGGAGTCGATGAGATACATGGCAAGGGGTTGAGGAAGACGCTGGGGTGGAGCTCGATGGAAGTGAACAACAGAGTGAAAGTGTTTTACACGGGGAACCAAACGCATCCCATGTGTGAGGAGATCTACAAGGAGTTGAGGTTGTTGCacgagaagatgaagatgattgGGTATGTGCCGGACTGTAGATTTGTGCTGCAAGATGTTGAGGATGATGAGAAAGAGCATATACTGATGAGTCATAGCGAGAGGTTGGCTATTGCGTTTGCTCTGATTACCACtccgaagaagaagaggattcAGATTTTTAAGAATCTGAGGGTGTGTAGTGATTGCCATAGCGTTACTAAGTTCATATCGAGGATCACTGAGAGGGAGATCGTTGTGAGAGATTCGAACCGGTTTCATCATTTCAAGGATGGTGTTGCTCTTGTGGTGATTACTGATGATTAACCGGGTCCAATCAGTATTGAACTTGGTTTTGGTTTCCTTGGATCTACTGGAGCTAGTGCTTACAGTGATCCAAAGCAAAACTTCTCCATATGAAGCTAGAAAAAAAGAAGGCTTGTTATGCATCATCCTGTGTAGTGGAGCTCAGATACATGGTCTAGTTCAAGGGGTTTAACGTCTTGTTACAGCAATGGACGGCTAGTTTTTGCTGTGTCTGGCTGCAAACACCTTCCATCGATTCTCTCCTCTCTTTAGATGGTATGAAACCTCCTATGCTCTTCTTTTGCGAAATCTCTCGAGTGATACTAATTAAATGTTGTTTGCTTTCTTTGTTTTGTGGATcatttcataaattttgttACTCTCTACAATTATACAAATGTGAGAATACATCTTTAACAGATAACCAttcattttgttataattagTCCGAGACAGTCacttaaataaaacaaagaatacacatctatttgaagttttgaactaaAGAAAagcgttttttttaaaagacaaaaacTGTAAAGctgatgttaagagttttcaagaaTCTTAATCAAATGTTATAGTataaaggatgtcaaaccagttctaagtgattctaaagtaaagggaatgcaagaccatgcttaatctaaaTGCTATCAATTGGTGAGATGATTTTGAACTAAAAtactactaaaatgcaataaggAACAAAGCTTTCTTTTTTATGAGATGGAAGAACTcatgggctaagggaattgaCCGGTGATCAAGTTTGAATCTAAAGGTGGTAcctttcaatcaatctatcaaccttagacctagacacaatcctaaacaaactctatctctagatgaatgctcattcactaagataactcaagcatcaaatttttttggttgaatattatctaagcaATCATTAATTTCAAGTTTattagccatcttaacacctttaacaacaaatctctttgataaagaatgttaaaagcttaggagagttggttcatgCATTtgatcaaacacctttcgggtatgaaatgcctagagctcaactttagaaAGGCCAACTCTTCCATTGCAATAaagcactctactagcaaggaacaagatggatctatactaaaacaccttagatctagcttaatcacccttaatctccctaacccatgaatccatagatgactactcactaatcttcatgataaacccaagaatcaatgatgatttggtgtTAATCATGATTGGTGATCAATATAACTAAGCAATCACAAAAGATAATGATCAATATTAGATCTTTTACCTAAAGGTtctttgtgattagatagaaaataaGATTTGATTCTAACATTAGgtttagagagtatttataTGACTTCTAAAACCTAATGGGCTCAGTCAACAACCTGAAAGGtccaaataaaacataaattttcgaTCAGAAGAACAGACACGGCGCGGGTACACTAGGTCGCTCCATAGGTCACTCCACATCTGGAGCGGGTTAGTCACCCCGCTCCGGAACGTCGCTCCAATATGTTTGCTTCACGTCTCCAAATCTCGCGCGGGTTCATGACGTCGCTCCAATAGGTCGCTCTACATCTAGAGCGGGTTAGTCACCCCGCTCCGGAACGTCGCTCTAAATGCCATCTTCACGTCTTCAAATTGCGCGCGGGTTCGTGACGTCGCTCCACCAGGTCGCTCCACATCTGGAAAGTTGTCGACGAGGGGTTGAGCTCGGAGCGGGTGCCTCACCCCGGTGCAAGAGGTCGCGATGTCTTCGTTTCGTCTGGAGCGGGTGTCGTAGGTCGCTCCCGTAGCCCGCTCCGGTGCTCTACTCGCTCAAACAACACTTTCCACTCCCTTTTTGATCCCAAATGCTTCCAAATACCTCTAAGAACTCCAATAGACGCTGCAAGacctgataaagacttatgCAATGCAAAAAGGGAACTAAAATGCATAATTTCTAATCTAAATAACCAAAACATGCAAGAATGAAGAGTTAAAAATGTGCAAGATATCAAAAGCTGATCGTGAAGAATTAACACATGCTTCCTAGATAAATTAATCAAACCACTTCCAACGCAAGTGAGTATTGACAGTTCCTGTCACAGTGTCAGGTCTAAAGCTAAATGAAGAAGTAAATACAGTGAGAGACTGAAAATTTGGAACTTGTAAGAGAACTTCTCCACCTCCATCTGGAGCTACTCCATGGGCTTTGATCACAATACATGCTTTTAAAGAAGTGTCCTTCTGTTTTTCAAGTTACTGTACATAAGTTGGACTAAGGATTTATGACAACACGCCAAGCTTCATATACAAAACTATATATGAGATTTAGGCCTTAGATACAGTTGTTTTATGAGGCTTTTTATTTTGGGCTAGACATTTTTCAAATCGTATTTTTGGATTTAACGTTTTAATAATCTGGTGTGGCGTATTGTGATGTGCTTCTATAAATTGGTGTGGCGTATTGTGATGTAATGGTGAAAAATCTTCGATGACTCGAGTGGcgaaatatttatgatatgaATGGAATCAAAGTTGGCTTATACCATTGTAAAAGTTCTTACGAAGATACAATTAGTTGGgggaaaagaaaacaagaaaacatcggtgtGACCGATCACCAAACACCAAATATACCAAATAGtaatatatttctattaatGTTTTTGTCCCCGAAAACATTAAACAAAGATCCAAAAAAAGAAGCTACTACTTTTCCTTAATTACAATCAAACCCTCAATAAGCTGTACGGACAATCAGATCTTACGCAGCGTTTTGTCCGTACTCTTAACTCGCGTCACTCATTCTTCGGTCTTTCTTCttagttttaaagaaaatagtaaaactcTTTCAATCACCTAACAACTGAAATGTAACTAAACCTGGTAAGTAACGAGAACCAATTCAATAACAATTGGGTATCCGAAAATTATAAGcatctttattattaaattaaaacagtAAGCATCAAATTGAATAGTATTGTTAAACTTTATTTCTGAATAACATTCTCAAAAAAGCTGATGATGAACTACTTGCTTGTTGCTACTTGCGTTGCGTGAGGTAAGGTGTTATTTGATCCTTGCTTCTTTATTCTCGAAATTGAAGATTTTGAATTAGAAATAAGTTGTGACCACatacaaaatatgttttataacaaTATGAAAGCTGCTTTGTCGTGTTTTGTTGTATGCCTACTCTCATGAATCGATGCCTTCTGAATCCTTATTTGTTGTCGGCCACCTTTATACTTCTTTTCCTATTGGTTTCACTATGCAACATCTTAAATAACGTAACTCGATATTCTTATACAACTGATCAATTCTGTAGCTGGaactaatttctatttttgattttAGTGGTGAAACCACTATGCTACCACACACACTCTTACATGAAATGCTATTCgcgtataaatgataataatatgCAAAGAAAAGGGTAGCAAATTACAACTTGTACAGCTCTTGAGCTAAGTCGTGCAAGAGAGTGAAGAATATATTAAATAAGTTGTATACATTAATCCAATCCAATCCATAACTCATAAGGTGACATACAAAAATGGCAAATGACTAGGGATCCACAAGACTCATGGGAATATAATATATCGTAAACGTTACCGTACGAATTTGCATGACATCATAGCAACTCCAATGGTGTTCCTTAGGattataatagtattttttttgctttttaaatAGTTAAGGATTTGAGTCTAAAATGTATGTCCAATGGTGTTACTCAAAATGAAGTTCTTAgggatttaaaattattaaattttaaaaaaaatttaagtttaaattttttttattcaatgaTTAAAAGCAAACATACAATAATTAAACATCTTCATCATTACCAAacttgttccaaatattttcgattaaatcatttttcaatgCTTCGTGTGTACGCCTATCTCGAACATGATTCCGTAGACCAAGCATATTACCGAAATGTGAAGGCATGTTGTTAATATGCTCTACATTTGAACTTCTGCTCGACTCTCCTTCCTCAAATTTCGATGTATCGAACTGAGTGTAACCACCTCGTTCATTttcgactatcatattgtgtagtatgatacatgctctcataatcttccctatTTTTTCCTTGTCCAATGATAGAGCTGGGTTTTTTACTatcgcaaatcgagcttgcaatacACCAAAAGCACGTTCCACATCTTTCCGGGTTGCTTCTTGAACTTTAGCAAATAACGctgctttaggaccttgagggAGTGTGATAGactggataaatgttgaccattttggatatataccgtcaaTGAGGTAGTAAGCCAAATCATACTGGTGTCCATTGACCATGTACGTTACCCTTGCAGCGCGACCTTGgtaaatgtcatcaaaaacaggtgaccGATCAAGgacgttaatatcgtttaaggtacctggaggaccaaaaaaggcgtgccatatccaaagatcttgtgaagctacagcctccaagacaattgtcggctttcctgaTCCACGTGTGTACTGTCATTTCCAAGCGGTTGggcaatttttccactcccaatgcatacaatcgatgcttcctatcatccccgGAAAGTCGCgtatctctccaatatcgagtagtcgttgaagatcctctggagtgggtcttcgtagatactcatctccaaatagTTGTATTACACATTCTGTGAAATTGGTTAAACATGAAAGTGATGTGCTTTCACcgagtcggagatattcgtcaccGGCGTCAGCCGCAGAGCTGTACGCAAGCATACAAATAGCTGTCGTACACTTTTGTAATGTTGATAGACCTAACCTTCCGACtgcatctcttctttgttgaaaaaatggaatatttgcTGAGAGGGTGTCGACAATCTGCATGAATACTTCCTTGCTCATGCGGAAACGGCGTCTGAATAAATGAGGCGGAAATGTCGGATCTTCACTAAAGTAGTCATTCCATAGACGGTTGTGGCCCGCTTCTCGGTTTCTTTCGACATATGcacgtttctttttttttgtagttcgattCTCCACAATACTGTTGTATGTTTCTTCAAAATATTCATCAAAAGCCTCATTGACAGCCGCATCGAGTCTTCGGTCGATTTCATCTGCCATATTAGGCTATCCTTCCTTCAAACATTATAACAAATATAcgtttttataaacttttttttggtattaCTTTTGTGATTTTGtcgacatatatatatttcataatcataacttattttcaataaaaaaaaaacagtcaacGTGCTATCTATTTCCTAATCATAACTTATTTTcggttattattattttgaaatcaacTTCTATAATTTCGGTCCAGTCCCaacttatataattaactaactattacctttaaattaaataaatgatggTTCAtataattacctaactaatttgAAATCAACTACTACAATTAACTCATACCTAACGCTGATGGAGATGAAGGTGGGAAGGTCGTTGTTGTTGAAACAATTGAAAACCGAACGTTTTGCGATCTATGAGTCCTAGACAACACACAAGTACTCTTTCTGTTTGTGGAAAGGAGATTGTACAAGGAAAATAAGAGCAAAGGAAATAGATTCCACTAAAACAGCATTACATCCGTTTTTAGACAGTACAAAGGAAGCAAAAGAGCAAAGGAAATAGCATAACATCCGAGTGTACAAACAGACTTATAAAGGCAACATACAAACAACCCGTGACTTGGTTCACATGAAAATACAAACAGAGAATACAAACCTGTGACTTGATACCAGCTTTTGTCTTCAACCCGTGACATGGTCTAGTACTTCACCTGAAACAGAAGAAATTCACGTGTGTAAGCAATGTAAATAGACATGTTTTAGTTGTAATAATGACAAGGAAAATAAGGTCTAATGCAAATAGTTGAAACTTGTCTTATGAAAACATCTGAAACTAAGGTTAGAGCTAAACAAACCCTACAACAATTCAGACAAAAGTTTACTTTTGAGAGCTGATTCCATCTCAGAGAGAGGCTTGGGCTttgtaagcaaactctctaGCAAACTCTGCtgagagattttttttcttaactccAACAAATTTTCTAGCTTCGCCAACTCCTCCTCTTTTCCAGTTTTCTTCCTCTTGCTACCAGCCTTTGCAGCCTCAACTCCTATTGGTCGCTCTTCTGGCTCTGGCTCTGGCTCAGGCACTGCCCCTTCACCATCGCCTTGGGAATCCGCTGGTTTGCGTTTGTCCTTCTCCAGATATGTTGAGCACCACTTTACATCATGCCGAAGCTCCCTCCACGCATGTTCGAAGTTGAACTTCGATCCCTGGTCATTGGCAAATATATCCAACGCAGACTTCATCACATCGTTCTCATTTTGCCCGCTTCTCTGCTCCCTCAGTGCCATGTCGTAACAACCAGCAAACTTGCAAACTCCCTCGTTGATCCTAGCCCATCTTTGCTTGCATGGCCCAAGTTCTCGTGGGGTGGTCCCAACCAGTTGAGGACTGGAGTTGTAGTACTCTACAATCCTGTTCCAGAAGGCACCTACCTACCTTTTGTTCATTACTCACAATGGGGTCTTTGCTGGTGTTGAGCCACGCTCCGATGAGGATTAAATCCTCTTTCAGTGACCATTTTCTCCTCTCTTTGACAGTAGACACACCAGAACTTTGGCCAGTAAAGAGAAGAGGGTCGCAGGAGTCCAGATGAACTGGCCCTTGACTCATTACGAGGTTTACATAACCACCAGATTTCACCATTTAGGAAGAAGTATGTGTTTCTCTAGTAGAAACACTGACGGTTAAATAAGGGATTCTATAATGACTATTGAATCCTAGTAGAAAACAGTCCTATCAGAACAGCTCACGACAATTAAATGGGTTTTAGGCTTAAAGGAAACAGTGCAGTTACGCACAATTAAATGGTGGTTTGGTGTGCATTAATAATCCTAGTTGTTTCCTATCTACAAACTTGCAAGTTATTTGCTCAGAAACATTTAAACAGACACACGGTTTCACAATCCTAGTTTGTTTTCAACTATTCTCAACTACTAAAGTTACACGGTTACACAATCCTAGTTTCTTTTCTAACTACAAACTAATTTCCATTTGAATTATAACTGGTAAGTTCAAACACTAACCAGAGTTTGAAACCGGTAAGTTTCTTTTCTCGAGTTCAGTCACCCGCGTAAGCAGCATTCTCACCTGCCCCTGAAAAGACATCAGATCAACTCCATTTAATTTCTTAGAAATATGATTAATAAGAGAGTGAACCATCAGACAGAACTCACCTTAAGTGATTCGCACTCTCGCAGAAGCTTCTCCTGCTCGTGAAAACGTACTTTCAGTCTCTCAACCTCTTGTTGCATCCCCATAACCCATGGTTGCCTGAAATGCAACCCGTCATTCTgcgaaaacagaaaaaaaacttatcaaACAACAAATAAATATGGAAGGACGAGCTCGATAAATATAGACAGAAGAATGCAAACCTCATAATCTTTGCATATGAAGTATCTTTTGCCGAGGAGGTAATCATATGTATCCTCTTCATCGACGACCTCCTTCGTGATAGATCCACAGGGACACAACTTGGGAATCCCCTGTTGCGCATCTGCAACGAAATGAAGCATGTTGTAGTATGCTTTGTGTGCTTTCATATCCCTCAATTTGTCCTCCATTTCAGAACCTAGAAGAACAATAACGTATAAGCGGATCAAAATCCCTTTTTAATCGTGAGGAAACCAACCAAGAAAcgaataaaaagaagaaaataataagacCAGATCAAAACACTAATTCGATTATAATCCCCAATTCGATTTCTAACACGAAATCTATTTCATCCCCACAATAGAATCCATAAACAAATAAGctaatgtaagaaaaaaaaatttacagacgaaaaccctaatttgattttaatcccaaTTCGATTTTAAACCCCAAATCTATTTGATCCCCACAATCGATTCCATAAACAAAGAAtcgaatgtaaaaaataaaacaaacacacgaaaaccctaatttgattTTTATCCCCAATTCGATtttaaacccaaactctaattTTCCCCACAATCGAATCCATAAACACTGATGAAAGTGACATGCATTAAAtccaaatgcaaaaataaagaacTAAAATGGTGCAATTTACCTTGAACCAACCGGATCGCAGTATCGCCTTTGTTTTCGCCGGGAGAGGTGGAAACGTTTTTTTTTCCGGCTCGACTCGAGAAAATGATCGAGTTTTTTTCCTCTCACCAACCACATTCCTTTCCCGGTCCACTCAGACGTTGCCAGCACATCAAGGATCAACCGCAAATAAATCCTTGATTAAGGATTCAACCTCAGCGTAAcgtcaatttatattattattttactctATAAGCATAAGGATTAGCGCTAAGATATGGCTAATATCCCGCGTTGCAGCTGGTCTCATATCCTTGTTTTAATTGGATGGTCGAGAGTACGTAGTAGTAAAGTGATAATATCATCTCTTTAATTTTAATTCTTCTCGAAGAGATAGCAAAGAATATTATGGAAATATGAAATTCCTACGCCGTTTAGCATATAACTTCGTGGCTACGTACATTGCGTTCGGTCCTTACTCCTTTCACTTCACTTTCCTCCAGTTAATCGAAACCAATATGAGCCGTTGACCTTACCGCCATTGGAACGGTGGCTCAAAAGGCTTCTTACTAGACCATGGTTCTAGCGTTAGGTTACTTTTTCCTTATACTAAAATTCATTATATGTAG
This genomic stretch from Brassica napus cultivar Da-Ae chromosome C9, Da-Ae, whole genome shotgun sequence harbors:
- the LOC106363486 gene encoding glutathione S-transferase T3-like, translated to MVKSGGYVNLVMSQGPVHLDSCDPLLFTGQSSGVSTVKERRKWSLKEDLILIGAWLNTSKDPIVSNEQKQRWARINEGVCKFAGCYDMALREQRSGQNENDVMKSALDIFANDQGSKFNFEHAWRELRHDVKWCSTYLEKDKRKPADSQGDGEGAVPEPEPEPEERPIGVEAAKAGSKRKKTGKEEELAKLENLLELRKKISQQSLLESLLTKPKPLSEMESALKSEVLDHVTG